A DNA window from Zingiber officinale cultivar Zhangliang chromosome 3A, Zo_v1.1, whole genome shotgun sequence contains the following coding sequences:
- the LOC122050563 gene encoding phenolic glucoside malonyltransferase 1-like gives MTTSPPSELRILETYRIGPPPGSAPESSLPFTFFDIAWLYSGPVQRVFFYRFPHSASHFMESVFPTLKSALALTLRDFYPLAGKVRLAPGSQSQYELHYAEGDCVPFVVAEHDGDFDDLSGCHPREYTRVRSLAPQIPEPTDDGQRPVMALQVTLFPDKGLTLAVAVHHSACDGSSSTRFLSSWACRASGFEKEAPAPPYFDRSSVPDPNEAYSKFFSGHAADARNVESMRVQFVPPDAVIGTVTLTADDLGKLKATISSEAKNASFRCSNIVATYAYAWVSLVKARAPSAETTVHLAFPGNCRGRLQPAQPALPAEYFGNCIGGNFAEAKAGDLAGEDGVVVAARIAGEAIEQFKAEPLRDADKWPEKYRAIAMQRPLAVSGSPGFKVYNVDFGWGRPVKVDMPSIVWIGTISVADSRDESGGVEIGLVAPKAEMDQFVAHFSYGLKLLRKF, from the coding sequence ATGACGACGTCACCACCATCGGAGCTCAGAATCCTCGAAACCTATCGAATCGGTCCTCCGCCCGGATCGGCGCCGGAATCTTCCCTTCCCTTCACCTTCTTCGACATAGCGTGGCTCTACAGCGGCCCGGTGCAACGTGTCTTCTTCTACCGTTTCCCCCACTCCGCCTCCCACTTCATGGAGTCCGTCTTCCCCACCCTCAAGTCCGCCCTTGCTCTCACTCTCCGGGACTTCTACCCCCTCGCCGGAAAGGTCCGCCTCGCACCTGGCAGCCAGAGTCAGTACGAGCTACACTACGCCGAGGGGGACTGCGTTCCCTTTGTCGTCGCCGAGCATGACGGCGATTTCGACGACCTTTCGGGATGCCACCCGCGAGAGTACACCAGAGTACGGTCATTGGCTCCCCAGATACCGGAGCCCACAGACGACGGCCAGCGTCCGGTGATGGCCCTGCAGGTAACTCTGTTCCCCGACAAAGGCTTGACCTTGGCCGTCGCTGTGCACCACTCGGCCTGCGACGGGTCGAGTTCCACGCGGTTCTTGTCGTCGTGGGCTTGCAGAGCTTCCGGATTCGAAAAGGAGGCGCCGGCACCGCCCTACTTCGACCGGAGCTCAGTTCCGGATCCGAATGAGGCCTACTCCAAGTTCTTCAGCGGCCATGCGGCCGACGCGAGAAACGTCGAATCCATGAGGGTCCAATTCGTTCCGCCGGACGCGGTCATCGGCACGGTGACCCTCACCGCCGACGACCTAGGGAAGCTGAAGGCGACGATTTCCTCCGAAGCGAAGAACGCCTCTTTCCGCTGCTCCAACATCGTGGCGACGTACGCTTACGCGTGGGTTTCCCTCGTCAAGGCACGAGCGCCGAGCGCGGAGACCACCGTGCACTTAGCATTCCCCGGAAACTGCAGGGGACGACTGCAGCCGGCGCAGCCGGCGCTGCCGGCGGAGTACTTCGGTAACTGCATCGGCGGCAATTTCGCCGAGGCTAAGGCCGGCGACCTTGCGGGAGAAGATGGAGTGGTGGTGGCAGCTCGAATCGCCGGAGAAGCCATCGAGCAGTTCAAGGCAGAGCCACTAAGGGACGCCGACAAGTGGCCGGAGAAGTACCGCGCGATCGCGATGCAGAGGCCGCTGGCCGTTTCTGGGTCACCGGGGTTCAAAGTCTACAACGTGGACTTCGGGTGGGGAAGGCCGGTGAAGGTGGACATGCCGTCGATCGTGTGGATTGGCACCATCTCTGTGGCGGACAGCAGAGACGAGAGCGGCGGAGTTGAGATTGGACTGGTGGCGCCCAAGGCCGAGATGGATCAGTTTGTAGCGCACTTCTCTTATGGTCTCAAACTGCTgcgtaaattttaa